In the Ipomoea triloba cultivar NCNSP0323 chromosome 6, ASM357664v1 genome, one interval contains:
- the LOC116022601 gene encoding pathogenesis-related protein 5-like, with product MLMASLPNSSVFLVFAVLIMLGITNVSAGTFTLHNACTHTVWPGTLSGNGGALLGEGGFALSPGESIQLQAPAGWSGRFWARTGCNFDAKGNGKCVTGDCGGLKCAGGGVPPVTLAEFTIANGNADKDFYDVSLVDGYNVDLGIHPSGGSGDCQYAGCVADLNTNCPQVLQVTDSGSVVACKSACAQFNTPEYCCTGDHNTPATCSPTQYSQIFKNACPNAYSYAHDDTSSTFTCAGSDYFITFCPSS from the exons ATGCTAATGGCTTCCCTACCAAATTCTTCCGTTTTTCTCGTCTTCGCCGTCCTCATCATGTTAG GAATTACGAATGTTTCGGCTGGCACTTTCACGCTGCACAACGCTTGCACGCATACGGTGTGGCCCGGAACACTTTCCGGCAACGGCGGAGCCCTTCTCGGCGAGGGTGGTTTCGCATTGTCCCCCGGAGAAAGCATCCAGCTTCAAGCCCCGGCGGGGTGGTCGGGCCGGTTCTGGGCAAGGACGGGCTGCAATTTCGACGCCAAAGGTAACGGCAAGTGCGTCACCGGCGACTGTGGCGGCCTCAAGTGCGCCGGCGGCGGCGTGCCTCCGGTAACTCTAGCCGAGTTCACCATCGCCAACGGGAACGCCGACAAGGACTTCTACGACGTCAGCCTCGTGGACGGCTACAACGTGGACCTCGGCATCCACCCTTCCGGCGGCTCCGGCGACTGCCAGTACGCCGGCTGCGTCGCCGACCTCAATACCAACTGCCCCCAGGTCCTCCAGGTCACCGATTCCGGCTCCGTCGTCGCCTGCAAGAGCGCCTGCGCCCAGTTCAACACCCCGGAATATTGTTGCACCGGCGACCACAACACGCCGGCGACATGCTCGCCTACTCAGTATTCCCAGATTTTCAAGAACGCCTGCCCTAACGCTTACAGTTACGCGCACGATGATACTTCCAGCACTTTCACCTGCGCCGGCTCTGATTACTTCATCACCTTCTGTCCAAGCAGCTGA